The following coding sequences lie in one Chitinispirillales bacterium genomic window:
- a CDS encoding SPASM domain-containing protein — translation MSNVKGKAGLPIPFIIKHIIPCLFEDLHRINLLRSMYRRYFRKYNPNRDVPISQISLRVNEVCNLRCASCGQWGENGHLRVKQEAGESLDQLDFEVVKKLIADTKHDSPTYYIWGGEPTLWKPLVPLFKELGKNKLYGSIVSNAQALEPIIEELIDTKALMILFLSLDGWDSASQNEMRSPANGKSSDNFEKIIGIIDKVDEIKKRKKIKYPLVMPITVVSNKNYTHLADIHRLVLDKTQLHPYYYGWYITEERAKDHEAVYSKCFGEIPTKHRGYLKSCFNDVNAKAAAEQIAEVLKISKGRSSVPQILPDIYEKEDIERYYNDHTWTCGYDKCHSIYHVVEVSPDGRVTPCRDYQDYTVGNINEKPFYEIWNGEKYKEFRRQLSKGLMPVCSRCCGLQGF, via the coding sequence ATGTCAAACGTTAAAGGTAAAGCGGGACTTCCGATTCCATTCATAATAAAACATATTATTCCTTGTCTTTTTGAGGATTTGCATAGAATTAATTTGTTGCGTTCGATGTATCGTCGATATTTCAGAAAATACAATCCGAACAGAGACGTGCCTATAAGCCAGATTTCGCTTCGCGTCAACGAAGTTTGCAATTTGCGTTGCGCAAGTTGCGGGCAGTGGGGTGAAAACGGACATTTGCGGGTAAAACAGGAAGCTGGCGAGTCTTTAGACCAACTTGATTTTGAAGTGGTGAAAAAACTTATCGCCGACACCAAACACGATAGTCCGACTTACTATATTTGGGGAGGCGAACCTACTTTGTGGAAACCGCTTGTTCCGCTTTTTAAAGAATTGGGCAAAAACAAATTATACGGCTCGATTGTCTCAAACGCGCAGGCGCTTGAGCCGATTATTGAGGAATTGATCGACACGAAAGCGCTTATGATTTTGTTCTTATCGCTTGACGGCTGGGACAGCGCTTCTCAGAATGAAATGCGTTCTCCGGCGAACGGAAAGAGTTCGGATAATTTTGAAAAAATTATCGGGATAATCGACAAAGTTGACGAAATTAAAAAACGTAAAAAAATAAAATATCCGCTTGTAATGCCGATTACCGTCGTATCAAATAAAAATTATACGCATTTGGCGGATATTCATCGGTTGGTTTTGGATAAAACGCAGTTGCATCCGTATTATTACGGCTGGTATATTACAGAAGAACGGGCAAAAGATCACGAAGCGGTTTACAGCAAGTGTTTTGGTGAAATTCCGACTAAACACCGCGGTTATCTTAAATCGTGTTTTAACGACGTCAACGCGAAAGCCGCCGCCGAACAAATCGCCGAGGTTCTTAAAATTTCAAAAGGACGTTCAAGCGTTCCGCAGATTTTACCCGATATTTACGAAAAAGAAGACATTGAAAGATACTACAACGACCATACTTGGACTTGCGGATACGATAAGTGCCACAGTATTTATCACGTAGTTGAAGTCTCGCCTGACGGACGGGTGACGCCTTGCCGCGATTATCAGGATTATACCGTCGGAAATATAAACGAGAAACCGTTCTATGAAATTTGGAACGGAGAAAAATATAAAGAATTTCGGCGTCAGTTGTCAAAAGGGCTTATGCCGGTTTGCAGCAGATGCTGCGGTTTGCAGGGATTTTGA